One region of Syntrophobacter fumaroxidans MPOB genomic DNA includes:
- a CDS encoding rubredoxin translates to MSKPEEMWRCQTVNCGYVYDPDRGDRKGKIPKGTSFEDLPDSWKCPVCGGTKKCFRPLAGPGSVGETPCELPTGK, encoded by the coding sequence ATGTCGAAACCGGAAGAGATGTGGAGATGCCAGACGGTCAACTGCGGTTATGTTTACGATCCGGACAGGGGAGACCGGAAGGGAAAAATCCCCAAGGGCACGTCCTTTGAAGACCTCCCGGATTCATGGAAATGCCCGGTGTGCGGGGGAACGAAAAAGTGTTTTCGCCCTTTGGCGGGTCCGGGTTCCGTCGGAGAAACGCCGTGTGAGCTGCCCACGGGGAAGTAG
- a CDS encoding tetratricopeptide repeat protein yields MGSRKRGKYSFNLDESVVRTRSVKKGGGSGRWIVLFVLLAVLAGSVYSLVITGSADDLASYLPFPKKLVALRFQHNGQEVVLLPDSQVVLNPRDSLRLLEIQTDGWVSWGTKAASADLNVKAILNKPAVIQDLFPQESFEKPKAIEIRVLLWNRFIGKVNFLVQLDARDWVQKANATSDLDRKIFFLEKALQENAGNVLVKTQLAGLYFEDKKYDEAGRLYREIDASGKSKSISERLLLVYQIQNKVDDALMVYLDLFKLSEEPETFKEFLQYIQKKKSKEDAARFLEKHQQHIPKAFQSSLMLFLADLNTQTKNWAKAATSYEKAIKAGIKDPDVLYNLAVTYQQSDDPDKAIQALEKYLQKNPGDTKSWLQLGELQEKKGALTQARSTYEAMLQKNPQNREALVRLVAILEKGKDKGALQAAYQKLAATQPRNKTIQHNLGVLYYDARKYDKAAACFEAVVALDPKDVESRKYLLDIYRKQKNDKAATAVIQSLAQLDPKNTSYYDTIFKSYEQKKDYKGMAAFFRTASQQHPEMVALHNYALFAALKTGDNKGAIKELDHLNRLQPKEKKHLRQAANLCESSGDHAGALKRLELLLKLDPKDKEAKEDYLRIKMLMVTKKKPE; encoded by the coding sequence ATGGGTAGCAGAAAACGAGGGAAATACTCGTTCAATCTGGACGAATCCGTGGTGAGAACCCGTTCCGTCAAAAAAGGGGGCGGCAGCGGACGATGGATTGTCCTGTTCGTGCTGCTCGCCGTTCTGGCGGGATCGGTCTATTCCCTGGTGATCACCGGGTCCGCGGACGACCTGGCTTCCTACCTTCCTTTTCCCAAGAAGCTCGTGGCGCTGCGATTTCAGCACAACGGCCAGGAAGTCGTGCTGCTGCCGGATTCCCAGGTGGTCCTCAACCCACGGGACTCGCTCCGGCTCCTGGAAATCCAGACCGACGGATGGGTCAGCTGGGGGACCAAGGCCGCATCCGCCGATCTGAACGTCAAGGCGATTTTGAACAAACCCGCTGTCATCCAGGACCTTTTCCCACAGGAATCTTTCGAGAAGCCGAAAGCGATCGAAATCAGGGTGCTGCTCTGGAATCGTTTCATCGGGAAGGTCAATTTTCTCGTGCAGTTGGATGCCCGCGACTGGGTGCAGAAGGCCAACGCCACCTCGGACCTGGACCGCAAGATTTTCTTTCTTGAGAAGGCCTTGCAGGAGAACGCCGGGAACGTGCTCGTGAAGACGCAACTGGCCGGGCTCTATTTCGAGGACAAGAAATACGATGAAGCCGGGAGGTTATATCGGGAAATCGATGCGTCCGGGAAGTCCAAGTCGATTTCGGAGCGGCTCCTGCTCGTCTACCAGATCCAGAACAAGGTGGACGACGCGTTGATGGTCTACCTGGACCTCTTCAAACTGTCCGAGGAACCCGAGACCTTCAAGGAGTTCCTCCAATATATACAGAAAAAGAAATCCAAGGAGGATGCCGCGCGGTTCCTCGAGAAGCACCAGCAGCACATTCCGAAAGCCTTTCAAAGCTCCCTCATGCTGTTCCTGGCGGATCTGAACACGCAGACGAAAAACTGGGCCAAAGCCGCCACGTCTTATGAGAAGGCGATCAAAGCGGGGATCAAGGATCCCGATGTGCTGTACAACCTGGCGGTGACCTATCAGCAAAGCGACGATCCGGACAAGGCCATACAGGCCCTGGAAAAATACCTGCAGAAAAATCCCGGCGACACAAAGAGCTGGTTGCAGCTGGGTGAGCTGCAGGAAAAGAAGGGTGCCCTGACGCAGGCGCGGTCCACGTACGAGGCGATGCTTCAGAAGAATCCTCAGAACAGGGAAGCCCTGGTGAGGCTGGTGGCGATCCTCGAAAAAGGAAAGGACAAGGGCGCGCTCCAGGCCGCCTATCAGAAACTGGCCGCGACTCAGCCCAGGAACAAAACGATCCAGCACAACCTGGGCGTGCTCTACTACGATGCCAGGAAATACGACAAGGCCGCGGCATGTTTCGAGGCGGTTGTAGCCCTCGATCCCAAGGACGTGGAATCGCGCAAGTATCTGCTCGACATCTACCGAAAGCAGAAAAACGACAAGGCGGCTACCGCCGTGATCCAGTCCCTGGCCCAGCTCGATCCAAAAAACACGAGCTACTACGATACGATCTTCAAATCCTATGAACAGAAAAAGGACTACAAGGGCATGGCGGCCTTCTTCCGGACCGCATCCCAACAGCATCCGGAGATGGTTGCCCTGCACAACTACGCGCTTTTCGCCGCCTTGAAAACCGGGGACAACAAGGGGGCGATCAAGGAACTGGATCACCTGAACAGGCTCCAGCCGAAAGAAAAGAAGCACCTGAGGCAGGCCGCCAACCTGTGTGAGTCTTCGGGGGACCATGCCGGGGCGTTGAAGAGGCTCGAGTTGTTGCTGAAGCTCGATCCCAAGGACAAGGAAGCCAAGGAGGACTACCTGCGCATCAAAATGCTGATGGTGACGAAAAAGAAGCCCGAGTAG
- a CDS encoding pseudouridine synthase: MTKVRLQKVLAQAGIASRRGAEEVIRQGRVVVNGIVVTELGVKVDPHADRITVDRVTIAMVESRVYLLLFKPRCCVTTARDPQGRKTVFDFVPDAGARLFPVGRLDFDAEGLLLLTNDGLLANRLQHPRYGVTKTYEVAAMGHPTPAALDRLRTGVMLEEGMTAPAEVTVIGSSPRSTRLRIVLHQGWNRQIKRMGEAVGHPVLSIKRVAFGPLKLGSLKPGGSRHLKSGEVELLYKLVHLDKEQRNADG; this comes from the coding sequence ATGACAAAAGTGAGGCTGCAGAAAGTGCTCGCTCAGGCAGGCATTGCCTCCAGGCGCGGTGCCGAGGAGGTGATCCGGCAGGGGCGGGTCGTCGTGAACGGGATCGTGGTCACGGAGCTCGGGGTCAAGGTTGACCCGCATGCGGATCGGATCACGGTGGACCGGGTCACGATCGCCATGGTCGAATCGAGGGTGTATCTGCTCCTCTTCAAGCCGAGGTGCTGTGTCACAACGGCCCGCGATCCACAGGGGCGCAAGACGGTGTTCGATTTCGTTCCCGACGCGGGCGCGCGCCTGTTCCCGGTGGGACGCCTGGATTTCGACGCGGAGGGACTTCTCCTGCTCACCAACGACGGCCTACTGGCGAACCGGCTGCAGCATCCCCGCTATGGAGTGACCAAGACTTACGAAGTGGCGGCCATGGGACATCCGACCCCGGCGGCGCTCGACCGGCTGCGTACCGGGGTGATGTTAGAAGAGGGCATGACGGCGCCGGCGGAGGTCACGGTGATCGGATCGTCTCCCCGGAGCACCCGGTTGAGAATCGTCCTCCATCAGGGCTGGAATCGTCAGATCAAGCGCATGGGGGAGGCGGTCGGCCATCCGGTGCTGAGCATCAAAAGGGTGGCTTTCGGACCCCTCAAGCTCGGCAGCCTGAAACCCGGCGGTTCCAGGCATCTGAAATCCGGGGAGGTTGAACTCCTGTACAAACTGGTGCATCTGGACAAGGAGCAACGCAACGCAGATGGGTAG
- a CDS encoding DUF4384 domain-containing protein — MKMNRMASAHHASVVGCIALCFFCVGVLAAPPAGLAAEAKKDNILFKVAFGALIGTETGMRLEPVRNSTILKSGDKFKMMLEMEKKCYLYVIYKNSQGEMSLLFPYDIEQFETNYQTSRKYFLPPREAWYELDSRTGSETFYVIASSQRLRDVEYLFTRYDSAEPSRKRGIALQVLSALDRIRAENRDYTIVAEAPLTSDTTTRGVERSQGADPTDISSLATQVRASDFYSKTYVIEHR; from the coding sequence ATGAAGATGAATCGAATGGCTTCAGCGCATCATGCGTCGGTAGTCGGATGCATCGCTCTCTGTTTTTTCTGTGTAGGCGTCCTGGCGGCTCCGCCCGCCGGTTTGGCGGCGGAAGCCAAAAAGGACAACATCCTTTTCAAGGTCGCGTTCGGCGCATTAATCGGAACCGAAACCGGCATGCGGTTGGAGCCGGTGAGAAACAGCACCATCCTCAAGAGCGGCGACAAGTTCAAGATGATGCTCGAGATGGAGAAGAAGTGCTATCTATACGTGATTTACAAGAACTCCCAGGGAGAGATGAGCCTGCTCTTTCCGTACGACATCGAGCAGTTCGAGACGAACTACCAGACTTCCAGGAAATACTTTCTGCCTCCCCGCGAAGCCTGGTATGAACTGGACAGCCGCACGGGCAGCGAAACGTTCTACGTGATCGCCTCCAGCCAGAGGCTCCGGGACGTCGAGTATCTGTTCACCCGGTACGATTCGGCCGAACCCTCAAGAAAGCGGGGCATCGCTTTGCAGGTGCTGTCGGCACTGGACAGAATCCGCGCGGAAAATCGCGATTACACGATCGTGGCCGAAGCCCCGCTGACATCCGACACGACCACTCGAGGGGTGGAGCGATCGCAGGGCGCAGACCCCACGGACATCTCTTCCCTGGCGACACAGGTCCGCGCATCCGACTTCTACTCGAAAACATACGTCATCGAACACCGCTGA
- a CDS encoding protein kinase domain-containing protein yields MRPRPANTGRHLLPSRRFIPPGRTVGILSSVLDALDYAHRQHIIHWDIKPANILIETHTNRPIITDFGIARLLRGPSVETPRIVGTPVYMSREQILGGPVDARADIYSVGVVLFEMLATDLPLPLSTEDVKRLSLHSTNRALDRYLEIDVAELRAGYALARPTEKDFRTGAAPKSKSRRLRIGSPS; encoded by the coding sequence GTGAGGCCCCGTCCGGCAAACACGGGGCGGCATCTGCTGCCGTCCAGGCGGTTCATTCCCCCGGGCCGGACCGTGGGAATACTCTCAAGCGTCCTCGATGCCCTGGACTACGCCCACCGACAACACATCATCCACTGGGACATCAAGCCGGCCAACATATTGATCGAAACCCACACGAACCGTCCGATCATCACGGACTTCGGGATCGCGCGGCTCTTGCGCGGCCCCAGCGTCGAAACGCCCCGGATCGTGGGAACTCCGGTCTATATGTCTCGGGAGCAGATACTGGGCGGGCCGGTCGATGCCCGAGCCGACATCTACTCCGTCGGGGTCGTGCTCTTCGAAATGCTCGCCACGGATCTGCCGCTCCCGCTTTCGACCGAAGACGTAAAACGGCTGTCCCTTCACTCCACGAACCGAGCCCTCGATCGATACCTTGAAATCGACGTAGCCGAACTGCGGGCCGGGTACGCCCTGGCGAGGCCGACCGAAAAGGATTTCCGCACGGGGGCCGCACCAAAATCAAAGAGCCGACGCTTGCGAATCGGCTCTCCGTCTTGA
- a CDS encoding HEAT repeat domain-containing protein — protein MDDHDLEKHYAFKEAKAARAIMDSLVRVIKMHSMFPKSNPTRQQSLTWFQANLARFLDTYGPLTLEIGKNHFLYNGDIIFKDGEASGEFAFLLYCDGLRWLEFQEGIETWEVEGLIEIFHRYTRLSVDAEEDLVSALWDSNLPHIQFEAVSSILDVAAIDDPSLAGATREEIARAGQRPEFNPFKSGTIQGGPPFDAPGSPQPFSSLLSEASASHDPQSPLFPAVGYGVEDLSAEERAALREMVEREEELDPTEELLKTLVDILEHQEEKSLFTAVLEYIQEEVRKAFSISRFEVVIRIFKTLHNLRSQCGSDRLWVSEQVDGLFHSLSSRDSLEVLMKGSADADRSQLRQIGECLGFLPPESIQALVPILMAVWSPQVREMLTETIIALARRDVGPIERMLTQAGDHEILVLIDLLAGVGGPRAVTILLGMIDHPSDAVPCQVIGALGRIKAWCPDRVFRLINRNSSVVRRTLLDYLGSRKCEQAEALLMNTISAPGFHKLEKGFALECFRTLGACGSTKAFIFLRKMLVQGNRLGMCFKSVGRQGAASGLLALGSEEAERVLEEAARSPFPGVRQAVRSARMSAPGERS, from the coding sequence ATGGATGATCACGACCTGGAAAAACACTACGCGTTCAAGGAAGCAAAGGCAGCCAGGGCCATAATGGATTCGCTGGTCCGCGTCATCAAGATGCACTCCATGTTTCCTAAGAGCAATCCCACCCGACAGCAGTCGTTGACCTGGTTCCAGGCCAATCTGGCCCGGTTCCTGGACACCTACGGTCCGCTGACGCTTGAGATCGGGAAGAACCACTTCCTCTATAACGGCGATATCATCTTCAAAGACGGCGAAGCTTCGGGCGAATTCGCCTTCCTCCTCTACTGCGACGGACTTCGGTGGCTGGAGTTCCAGGAAGGGATCGAAACCTGGGAGGTGGAAGGGCTCATTGAAATCTTCCACCGCTACACCAGGCTCTCGGTGGACGCGGAGGAGGACCTCGTATCCGCACTTTGGGATTCCAATCTGCCGCACATTCAGTTCGAGGCCGTGAGCAGCATCCTGGATGTGGCCGCCATTGACGACCCCTCCCTTGCGGGAGCAACAAGGGAGGAAATCGCGCGGGCCGGGCAGCGGCCCGAATTCAACCCATTCAAGAGCGGGACCATACAGGGCGGGCCTCCGTTCGACGCCCCCGGCTCTCCACAGCCCTTTTCCTCGTTGCTCAGTGAGGCTTCGGCTTCACATGACCCTCAATCACCGCTGTTCCCGGCAGTCGGCTACGGCGTGGAGGATTTGAGTGCCGAAGAGAGAGCGGCCCTGCGCGAAATGGTCGAGAGGGAAGAAGAGCTTGACCCGACCGAAGAGCTTCTGAAGACGCTTGTGGACATCCTCGAACACCAGGAAGAGAAAAGTCTGTTCACTGCCGTTCTTGAATATATACAGGAAGAGGTGAGAAAAGCCTTCTCGATCTCCCGTTTCGAAGTGGTCATCAGGATTTTCAAGACACTTCACAACCTGAGGAGCCAATGCGGTTCCGATCGACTTTGGGTGTCGGAGCAGGTCGACGGACTGTTTCATTCCCTGTCGTCACGAGACTCCCTTGAAGTGCTGATGAAAGGCTCCGCAGACGCCGACCGGTCGCAACTGAGGCAGATTGGGGAGTGCCTCGGGTTTTTGCCGCCGGAGTCGATTCAAGCACTTGTCCCGATTCTGATGGCGGTGTGGTCGCCTCAGGTCCGAGAGATGCTGACGGAGACGATCATCGCGCTGGCGAGGCGCGATGTGGGCCCCATCGAACGGATGCTCACACAGGCGGGCGACCACGAGATCCTGGTGCTCATCGACTTGCTGGCAGGGGTAGGGGGGCCGCGCGCCGTTACGATTCTCCTCGGCATGATCGATCATCCCTCGGACGCGGTGCCCTGCCAGGTGATCGGTGCGTTGGGCAGGATCAAGGCCTGGTGCCCCGACCGGGTCTTCCGGTTGATCAACCGCAACAGCAGCGTTGTCCGCAGGACCCTCCTGGATTACCTTGGATCGCGCAAATGCGAGCAAGCCGAGGCGCTCCTGATGAACACCATTTCGGCGCCGGGTTTTCATAAGCTTGAAAAGGGCTTTGCGCTGGAATGCTTCAGGACCCTGGGGGCGTGCGGTTCTACCAAGGCTTTCATATTTCTTCGCAAGATGCTTGTGCAGGGAAATCGGCTCGGGATGTGCTTCAAATCCGTCGGACGACAGGGCGCGGCCTCGGGCCTGCTCGCGCTTGGCAGCGAGGAGGCCGAACGGGTGCTCGAGGAGGCTGCCCGCAGCCCGTTCCCCGGTGTCAGGCAGGCGGTTCGGTCGGCACGGATGTCCGCACCAGGAGAACGCTCATGA
- a CDS encoding twin-arginine translocase TatA/TatE family subunit has product MFGIGFEELLLILAIALIVVGPSKIPDVARALGRGYAEFKRAMDDLKGTLDQDETVRGIKEEFQAAQRQINISRTFAQAADAGRTTAQTAASAPVETVAEPAAEARNGTDPDAGSDVIPENRPPERPAIDSDPLAQTRSEAISAPDLKPEPFPGESAEEPAATGPSGPSVAKPQVETEK; this is encoded by the coding sequence ATGTTTGGGATAGGGTTCGAAGAATTGCTCCTGATCCTGGCCATCGCGTTGATCGTGGTGGGGCCCAGCAAGATTCCCGACGTGGCCCGGGCTCTTGGCCGCGGTTATGCCGAGTTCAAGAGAGCGATGGACGATCTGAAGGGCACACTCGATCAGGACGAAACGGTGCGGGGTATCAAGGAGGAATTTCAGGCTGCGCAAAGACAGATCAACATCAGCCGGACGTTCGCCCAGGCGGCCGATGCGGGCCGCACGACCGCGCAAACCGCAGCGTCCGCGCCCGTGGAGACCGTTGCGGAACCCGCCGCTGAAGCCAGGAACGGGACCGATCCGGACGCTGGCTCCGACGTGATTCCCGAAAACCGTCCCCCGGAACGCCCGGCGATCGATTCCGACCCTCTCGCGCAAACCCGTTCGGAGGCGATATCGGCTCCCGACCTCAAACCTGAACCATTCCCGGGCGAATCCGCCGAAGAACCCGCGGCCACCGGTCCCAGCGGTCCTTCCGTCGCCAAACCCCAAGTCGAGACCGAAAAATGA
- the tatC gene encoding twin-arginine translocase subunit TatC has product MTTDKMPFTQHLEELRRRLVISAIAVGLGFMICYAFKEMLFEVLMKPWIEALPKGQGAKLIYTAPHEAFFTYMKVSLLGGTALAVPVILYQVWRFVAPGLYENEKKYLLPIVFASSVFFLGGASFGYFFVFPVGFQFFTSFASDFITPMMSTREFFSFSIRMLLAFGLVFELPVFMFFLARLGLISSDYLRKKRRYAIVIIFIIAAAVTPSPDVFSQCLMAGPLILLYEASVWIVYCFGKKEKRSAGTEEETAESTT; this is encoded by the coding sequence ATGACCACTGACAAAATGCCCTTCACCCAGCACCTTGAGGAATTGCGCCGAAGACTCGTCATTTCAGCCATCGCGGTCGGCCTCGGCTTTATGATCTGTTACGCATTCAAGGAAATGCTCTTCGAGGTGCTGATGAAGCCATGGATCGAGGCCCTGCCCAAGGGACAGGGAGCGAAGCTGATTTACACGGCGCCTCACGAAGCATTTTTCACGTACATGAAAGTATCGCTCCTGGGCGGCACTGCACTGGCGGTGCCGGTGATTCTCTACCAAGTCTGGCGCTTTGTGGCCCCGGGCCTCTACGAAAACGAAAAGAAATACCTTCTGCCCATCGTTTTCGCCTCCTCCGTATTCTTCCTGGGCGGGGCAAGCTTCGGTTACTTTTTCGTATTTCCCGTCGGGTTCCAGTTCTTCACCTCGTTCGCCAGCGACTTCATCACTCCCATGATGAGCACCCGGGAGTTCTTTTCCTTTTCCATCCGAATGCTCCTCGCGTTCGGCCTCGTGTTCGAGCTGCCGGTGTTCATGTTCTTTCTCGCCCGGCTGGGGTTGATTTCGTCGGACTACCTCCGCAAGAAAAGAAGGTACGCCATCGTTATTATCTTCATCATCGCCGCGGCGGTTACACCCAGCCCGGATGTCTTTTCCCAGTGCCTCATGGCAGGCCCGCTGATCCTTCTCTACGAGGCCAGTGTCTGGATCGTGTACTGCTTCGGAAAGAAGGAAAAGCGTTCCGCCGGCACGGAGGAGGAAACCGCGGAGTCCACCACCTAA
- a CDS encoding HD-GYP domain-containing protein, which produces MTLARQASRVAFREEKFLIAFFRMIQVIRLYEDNNQVVRRGLALLLASAEGVMTEEGLTIIFSDGQLFVQGTRVRYHHGTGLYFQGLIESFARKGPVGFVFHSHMKKAPATEILSFHRLLVESLGDNRDWDWLVRRVRDEKRIGWVDVLDAVKTDEPGQRSRVKERVRETYLRSRAAVCEITRKLSRGASVGVWKAQRIVQNMVDLVQEDEALFMGLSTIKDYDDYTYGHSVNVAVLSLCLGNRIGLSRSSQVHLGICGLFHDLGKVEIAPEIVKKPGKLSEVERAEIEKHPLWSARQILNLHASHDLKSRITLAPLEHHLNHNLSGYPKMPSKERVSLFGRILHIADFFDAVTSPRAYRKYAYSPDEAVRMMAEKAGEEFDPILLKVFARMLGVYPIGTLLHLDTGDVGIVCDYPNGRDRTLPRIVVVRKNDQGEFVGGEIIDLDEKNSRTGELVRNILKSSHPVAFGIQPVHFLLER; this is translated from the coding sequence ATGACCCTTGCCCGGCAAGCTTCACGGGTTGCGTTTCGAGAAGAGAAGTTCCTGATCGCCTTTTTCCGGATGATTCAGGTCATCAGGCTCTACGAGGACAACAACCAGGTTGTGAGAAGGGGCCTCGCGCTCCTGCTCGCATCCGCCGAAGGCGTCATGACCGAGGAAGGGCTGACGATCATTTTCTCCGATGGGCAGCTCTTCGTGCAGGGGACCAGGGTTCGATACCACCACGGGACGGGTCTCTATTTTCAAGGACTGATTGAGTCCTTCGCCCGGAAGGGTCCTGTGGGATTCGTGTTTCACAGTCACATGAAAAAGGCGCCCGCAACCGAAATCCTTTCCTTCCATCGGCTCCTGGTCGAATCGCTCGGGGACAACAGGGATTGGGACTGGCTGGTCCGGCGCGTAAGGGATGAGAAGAGAATCGGCTGGGTGGATGTCCTCGATGCGGTCAAGACCGATGAACCCGGCCAACGAAGCCGCGTCAAGGAAAGAGTTCGGGAAACCTACCTGCGGTCCAGAGCCGCCGTCTGCGAAATCACCAGGAAATTGTCCAGGGGAGCGAGTGTCGGGGTGTGGAAGGCGCAACGCATTGTGCAGAATATGGTCGACCTGGTCCAGGAAGATGAGGCTCTGTTCATGGGCTTGAGCACCATCAAGGATTACGACGACTATACTTACGGACACTCCGTCAATGTGGCCGTGCTCTCCCTATGTCTGGGCAACCGCATCGGGTTGTCCAGGAGCTCCCAGGTTCACCTGGGAATATGCGGCCTTTTCCATGACCTGGGAAAGGTGGAGATCGCCCCGGAAATCGTCAAGAAACCGGGCAAGCTCAGTGAGGTTGAACGGGCGGAAATCGAAAAGCATCCCCTGTGGAGTGCCCGGCAGATTCTCAACCTGCATGCCTCTCACGATCTGAAATCGAGGATCACCCTGGCGCCGCTCGAACACCACCTGAATCACAACCTTTCCGGTTATCCGAAGATGCCTTCGAAAGAAAGGGTGAGCCTTTTCGGCCGAATTCTGCACATCGCGGATTTCTTCGATGCGGTGACGTCCCCCCGCGCGTATCGCAAGTATGCCTACAGTCCCGACGAGGCGGTCAGAATGATGGCGGAAAAAGCGGGGGAGGAGTTCGATCCCATTCTGCTCAAGGTGTTCGCCCGCATGCTCGGCGTATATCCCATCGGCACCCTCCTCCATCTCGACACGGGGGACGTGGGGATCGTCTGTGACTATCCCAACGGGCGTGACAGGACGCTTCCTCGTATCGTCGTCGTCAGGAAAAACGACCAGGGCGAATTCGTTGGAGGAGAAATCATCGATCTCGACGAGAAGAACTCAAGAACAGGCGAATTGGTCAGGAATATCCTCAAAAGCTCTCATCCGGTCGCCTTCGGCATCCAGCCGGTGCACTTTCTCCTCGAAAGGTGA
- a CDS encoding MFS transporter, with product MSDLQLEQRTVRRVFWRLMPFLGLLYIVAFLDRVNVSFAALSMNNDLGFSNAVYGFGAGIFFVGYFLMEVPGNLIMAKVGARLWIARILVTWGIISGLTAWISTPLEFYIVRFLLGVAEASFFPGIIYYLSTWSRMKDRARAVAFFMMSLPLCNMAASPLSTYLLGIDWMGWPGWRWLFILEAVPSVILGIITPFYLTNRPEDARWLDDEERSWLVSALALERAAKLEKKSYTVLQAFADRDVLILSGVYCAWICGFYGVTLFLPILVKALSTTLSNQAVGLLVMVPYVFAFFAMYFIGRHSDRTGERRGHAVAGLLTGAVGLVGSVFLADISVPVSMVFFTIAVMGIYGAFGPFWSIPSSFLAATAAAGAIAMINSIGNLGGFIGPYAMGTIHDATGSFTGGILFLVVCLLTAAGLLMTLRKTGR from the coding sequence ATGAGCGATCTTCAGTTGGAACAGCGAACCGTAAGGAGAGTCTTTTGGCGTCTGATGCCGTTCCTGGGCCTGCTGTACATCGTCGCCTTCCTGGACCGTGTCAATGTGAGCTTCGCCGCGCTGTCGATGAACAACGACCTCGGATTCAGCAACGCCGTTTACGGATTCGGGGCAGGTATCTTTTTCGTCGGCTATTTTCTGATGGAGGTGCCGGGCAACCTGATCATGGCCAAAGTGGGAGCCAGGCTGTGGATCGCCCGGATCCTCGTCACCTGGGGCATCATTTCCGGTTTGACCGCCTGGATTTCAACCCCCCTGGAATTCTACATCGTCCGGTTCCTGCTCGGAGTGGCGGAAGCGAGCTTCTTCCCCGGCATCATCTATTATCTGAGCACGTGGTCCCGCATGAAGGACCGTGCCAGGGCCGTGGCGTTCTTCATGATGTCTTTGCCGCTCTGCAACATGGCGGCCTCCCCGTTATCGACCTATCTTCTCGGCATCGATTGGATGGGTTGGCCGGGCTGGAGGTGGCTGTTCATCCTGGAGGCCGTCCCTTCCGTGATCCTTGGCATCATCACTCCGTTCTACCTGACCAACCGGCCCGAGGACGCCAGGTGGCTGGACGATGAGGAACGGTCCTGGCTGGTGAGCGCCCTTGCCCTCGAACGGGCCGCAAAGCTGGAGAAGAAGAGCTATACCGTCTTGCAGGCCTTCGCCGACCGGGATGTGCTGATACTCTCCGGGGTCTATTGCGCCTGGATTTGCGGTTTCTACGGCGTGACCCTGTTTCTGCCCATCCTGGTGAAGGCCCTCTCGACGACTCTGAGCAACCAGGCGGTCGGTCTGTTGGTGATGGTGCCCTATGTCTTCGCTTTTTTCGCCATGTACTTTATCGGACGGCATTCGGACAGGACGGGCGAGCGCCGCGGTCATGCCGTCGCCGGCCTGTTGACCGGGGCGGTGGGGCTGGTGGGCAGCGTTTTCCTGGCCGACATCAGCGTGCCCGTATCCATGGTCTTTTTCACCATTGCGGTCATGGGCATCTACGGCGCCTTCGGTCCCTTCTGGTCCATTCCCTCCTCTTTCCTCGCCGCCACCGCTGCAGCCGGAGCAATCGCCATGATCAACAGCATCGGCAATCTCGGCGGATTCATCGGCCCCTATGCCATGGGGACCATTCATGACGCCACCGGTTCCTTCACCGGGGGAATCCTGTTCCTGGTCGTCTGCCTCCTCACGGCCGCCGGACTGCTCATGACGCTGCGTAAAACGGGGCGGTGA
- a CDS encoding XTP/dITP diphosphatase: protein MEHAILVIATRNKGKSREIGKYLEHFPVEVRDLNDFGPIPEVVEDGATFEENAYKKALLTARVLGLPALADDSGLEVAALGGAPGIHSARYAGPDASDAANNEKLLAALSGVEDRAARFCCVLSLAVPSGPALTYEAFCEGTILTAPRGDNGFGYDPLFHYAPAGKTFAEMSLDEKAKVSHRGRALLELQREFDQVLKWLHARTADENLRRGVGHDMCVTGEDPRGTEPKME from the coding sequence ATGGAACACGCCATACTCGTCATCGCGACCAGGAACAAGGGAAAATCGAGGGAGATCGGGAAATACCTCGAACATTTTCCCGTGGAAGTCAGGGATCTGAATGATTTCGGTCCCATTCCCGAAGTGGTCGAGGACGGTGCGACTTTCGAGGAAAACGCGTACAAGAAGGCTCTGTTGACGGCCAGAGTCCTCGGCCTGCCGGCGCTCGCCGATGATTCCGGGCTGGAAGTCGCGGCCCTGGGCGGAGCGCCCGGTATCCATTCCGCCCGGTATGCCGGTCCCGACGCGTCGGATGCCGCCAACAACGAGAAACTGCTGGCGGCCCTTTCGGGAGTGGAAGACCGGGCAGCCCGGTTTTGCTGCGTCCTTTCCCTGGCGGTGCCGTCCGGTCCCGCCCTTACTTATGAGGCCTTTTGCGAGGGCACTATCCTGACCGCTCCGAGAGGGGATAACGGTTTCGGCTACGACCCGCTTTTCCACTATGCGCCGGCCGGGAAGACCTTCGCGGAGATGAGCCTCGACGAAAAGGCCAAGGTCAGCCATCGCGGCCGCGCACTGCTTGAATTGCAGCGCGAATTCGACCAGGTGCTCAAGTGGTTGCATGCCAGGACCGCCGACGAGAATCTGCGCCGCGGCGTGGGACATGACATGTGTGTCACGGGGGAAGACCCCCGGGGCACGGAGCCGAAGATGGAGTGA